The nucleotide window CCGCGCAACAAGAAGCTGTCGCTGACCCTCAAGGGCGCCCGTGGCAACAACTTGCGCAACGTCGATCTGGAAATACCGATCGGCCTGCTGACCTGCGTTACCGGCGTGTCCGGCTCCGGCAAGTCGACGCTGATCAACAATACGCTGTTTCCTCTCAGCGCCACGGCCCTGAACGGCGCGACCACGCTGGAAGCCGCCCCCCACGACAGCATCAAGGGCCTGGAGCATCTGGACAAGGTCGTCGACATCGACCAGAGCCCGATCGGTCGTACCCCGCGCTCCAACCCGGCGACCTACACCGGGTTGTTCACGCCGATCCGTGAGTTGTTCGCCGGCGTGCCGGAATCTCGTTCCCGGGGCTACGGTCCGGGACGGTTCTCGTTCAACGTCAAGGGTGGGCGCTGCGAAGCCTGCCAGGGCGACGGCCTGATCAAGGTGGAGATGCACTTCCTGCCGGACATCTACGTGCCTTGCGATGTATGCAAGAGCAAGCGCTACAACCGCGAGACCCTTGAGATCAAATACAAGGGCAAGAACATCCACGAAACCCTCGAGATGACCATCGAGGAGGCCCGGGAATTCTTCGACGCGGTGCCGGCCCTGGCGCGCAAGCTGCAGACGTTGATGGATGTCGGCCTGTCGTACATCAAGCTTGGCCAATCGGCGACGACGTTGTCCGGCGGCGAAGCCCAGCGGGTCAAGCTGTCCCGGGAGCTGTCCAAGCGCGACACCGGCAAGACCCTGTACATCCTCGACGAGCCGACCACCGGTCTGCACTTCGCCGATATCCAGCAATTGCTCGACGTGCTGCATCGCCTTCGCGACCACGGCAATACCGTGGTGGTGATCGAACACAACCTCGACGTGATCAAGACGGCCGACTGGCTGGTGGACCTGGGACCGGAAGGCGGTTCCAAGGGCGGCCAGATCATCGCGGTAGGTACGCCTGAGCAGGTCGCCGGGATGAAGCAGTCCCACACGGGGCACTACCTGAAACCGTTGCTGGAGCGCGATCGGGACTGATCAATTCCCGAGCATGAAAAAGCCCCTGTCATCTCATCGATGACAGGGGCTTTTGCTTTTCTGTGGGAGCGAGCCTGCTCGCGATAGCGGTGTGTCAGTTGTCATTCATGCGACGATCAATCGCTATCGCGAGCAGGCTCGCTCCCACCATTTATCTCGATCAGAACTGCGATTGCAGGTAATTCTCCAACCCGATCAACTTGATCAAACCCAGTTGCTTCTCAAGCCAGTAGGTATGATCTTCCTCGGTGTCATTGAGCTGAACACGCAGGATTTCGCGGGTGACATAGTCGTTGTGCTGTTCGCACAGCTCGATACCCTTACACAGCGCAGCCCGGACCTTGTATTCCAGGCGCAGGTCGGCAGCGAGCATGTCTGGCACGGTGGTGCCGATGTCCAGGTCGTCCGGGCGCATGCGCGGCGTACCTTCGAGCATCAGGATCCGGCGCATCAGCGCATCGGCATGCTGTGCCTCTTCTTCCATCTCATGGTTGATACGTTCGTAGAGCTCGGTAAAACCCCAATCCTCGTACATCCGCGAATGGATGAAATATTGATCACGGGCTGCCAGTTCGCCTGTCAGCAGCGTGTTGAGGTAATCGATTACGTCCGGGTGACCTTGCATCGCCCTACATCTCCACAAGCCTTGAAAGACCCTAGTTTGAACCAAGCCAACCGCCAGGTCACTGCCACATCGCAATAAATGCGAAGAAATTCTGAGAAAACCAAGCTAAATAACGCAAAAACCGCCCGAATGAGGGCGGTTCTGCTTCTCGTTTAGACTTAGTTAAGCTGTACGCCCAACGCCTTTGCGATACCTTCTCCATAAGCGGCGTCCGCTTTGAAGAAATGCTGCAGTTGACGGTCGACGACATCCGCCGATACACCACCCATTGCGCCGGCGATGTTGCTGATCAGCAGGGCTTGCTGCTCGCTGTTCATCAGGCGGAACAGCGCACCGGCATGGCTGTAGTAGTCCGTGTCTTCCCGATGATCGTAACGATCCGCCGCCCCGGTAAGGGCCAGGGCAGGCTCCGCGTAATGCGGGGCTTGCTTCGGCGCCTCTACGTAGCTGTTGGGCTCGTAGTTCGGTGCCGCCCCGCCGTTGCTGCCAAACGCCATGGCTCCGTCGCGCTGGTAAGTATTGACCGGACTGCGCGGTGCATTCACCGGCAATTGCTGGTGATTGGTGCCAACACGGTAGCGGTGGGCATCGGCGTAGGCGAACACACGGCCCTGCAGCATGCGGTCCGGCGACAGGCCTACGCCTGGCACCATGTTGCTTGGCCCAAACGCCGCCTGTTCCACTTCGGCAAAGTAGTTCAGCGGATTACGGTTGAGTTCGAGCTCCCCGACTTCAATCAACGGAAACTCTTTCTGCGACCAGGTCTTGGTCACGTCGAACGGATTCTCGTAATGAGCGGCAGCCTGGGCTTCGGTCATGATCTGGATGCAAACGCTCCATTTCGGGAAGTCACCGCGCTCAATGGCATTGAACAAGTCACGCTGGGCATAGTCCGGGTCAGTGCCCGCCAGCCGTGCGGCTTCAGCCGGAGCCAGGTTCTTGATGCCTTGCTTGGTCTTGTAGTGCCACTTCACCCAGTGACGCTCGCCTTGGGCATTGATCAGACTGTAGGTGTGGCTACCGAAGCCGTGCATATGACGGTAGCCGTCAGGAATGCCGCGGTCAGAGAACAGAATGGTGATCTGGTGCAAGGCTTCTGGAGAATGAGACCAGAAATCCCACATCGCCTGGGCACTTTTCAGATTGCTTTGTGGCAGACGCTTCTGGGTATGGATGAAGTCCGGAAACTTCAGCGGATCACGAATGAAGAAGACTGGTGTGTTATTGCCAACGATGTCCCAGTTGCCTTCTTCGGTATAGAACTTCAGGGCGAAACCACGGGGATCGCGCTCGGTGTCGGCAGACCCACGCTCACCGCCCACGGTGGAGAACCGCAGGAACGTTGGCGTCTGCTTACCGACCGAATCGAACAGCTTGGCGCTGGTGTACTGGGTGATGTCCCGGGTTACCGTGAATGTGCCGTAGGCGCCCGAGCCCTTGGCGTGTACACGGCGCTCAGGGATGTTCTCGCGATTGAAGTGAGCAAGCTTCTCGATGAGGTGGAAATCGTCGAGCAACAGCGGGCCCCGCGGGCCAGCGGAGCGAGAATTCTGGTTATCGGCGACAGGGGCGCCGCTTGCGGTCGTAAGCGTTTTGATCTGGCTCATGCTCAATCTTCCTCGGTCGGTCTTCGAACTGCCGGCTAATCGGCTGAAAAGGAGTATTGAGCATGTTAGTGACAGTATCCAAATTTATTAAATCATGGGCGTCGATAGTCATTATCTAACGCCGCCCTATTGCCAATAGCCAAGCCAGCCGCAACGGCTCTCTCGCCTTTTTTAGCAGGCACAAAAAACCGGGCACTAGGCCCGGTTCTTTGTATATTGCCGTCTTACTCAGCGGATACAGCTTCACCGCCGGTAGCACGATCAACCAACTCGACGTACGCCATAGGCGCGTTGTCGCCAGCGCGGAAACCGCACTTGAGGATGCGCAGGTAGCCACCCTCACGGGTAGCGTAACGCTTGCCCAGGTCGTTGAAGAGCTTACCAACGATAGCTTTCGAACGAGTACGGTCGAAAGCCAGACGGCGGTTAGCCAGGCTATCTGTCTTGGCCAGAGTGATCAGCGGCTCAGCAACGCGACGCAGTTCTTTGGCTTTCGGCAGTGTAGTTTTGATCAGCTCGTGCTCGAACAGCGACACCGCCATGTTTTGGAACATGGCCTTGCGGTGCGAGCTGGTGCGGCTCAGGTGACGACCACTTTTACGATGACGCATGGTTCATTCCTTACCAAACACAACGTTCGGTGATTACGACGATCAGGCAGTCGCCTTGTCGTCCTTCTTAAGACTTGCAGGCGGCCAGTTGTCGAGGCGCATGCCGAGGGACAGACCGCGGGAGGCCAGAACGTCCTTGATTTCAGTCAAGGATTTCTTGCCAAGGTTCGGAGTCTTCAACAGCTCTACTTCGGTACGCTGAATCAGGTCGCCGATGTAGTAGATGTTTTCCGCCTTAAGGCAGTTAGCCGAACGTACAGTCAGTTCCAGATCGTCAACCGGGCGAAGCAGGATCGGATCGATCTCGTCTTCCTGCTCGACAACCACTGGCTCACTGTCACCCTTGAGGTCGACGAACGCAGCCAACTGCTGTTGCAGGATGGTTGCAGCGCGGCGGATAGCCTCTTCAGGATCCAGGGTACCGTTGGTTTCCAGATCAATAACCAGCTTGTCCAGGTTGGTACGCTGCTCGACACGGGCGTTTTCCACCACGTATGCGATGCGGCGAACCGGGCTGAACGAAGAGTCGAGCTGCAAGCGACCGATGCTGCGGCTTTCGTCTTCATCGCTCTGACGCGAGTCTGCCGGTTCATAACCACGACCACGAGCTACGGTGAGCTTCATGTTCAGGGCGCCGTTAGACGCCAGGTTAGCGATTACGTGATCGGGGTTAACGATCTCGACATCATGATCCAGCTGAATATCGGCAGCGGTAACCACCCCCGAACCCTTCTTCGACAAGGTCAGCGTAACTTCGTCACGACCGTGCAGCTTGATAGCCAGACCTTTAAGGTTCAACAGGATTTCAATGACATCTTCCTGTACGCCTTCGATGGCGCTGTACTCGTGGAGTACACCGTCAATCTCGGCCTCGACTACTGCACAGCCGGGCATTGAGGACAACAGGATGCGGCGCAGCGCGTTGCCCAGGGTGTGGCCGAAACCACGCTCGAGAGGCTCGAGAGTGATCTTGGCGCGGGTTGGACTGACAACCTGCACATCAATATGGCGGGGTGTCAGGAACTCATTTACCGAAATCTGCATGGATGCACCTATTTTCTAGCCCTTACTTGGAGTAGAGCTCGACAATCAGGCTTTCGTTGATGTCGGCGGACAGATCACTGCGAGCTGGAACGTTCTTGAAAACGCCCGACTTCTTCTCAGTGTCTACTTCTACCCATTCTACGCGGCCACGTTGGGCACACAGATCGAGAGCTTGGACAATGCGAAGTTGGTTCTTTGCTTTCTCGCGAACAGCAACCACGTCACCAGCACGAACCTGGTAGGACGGAACGTTTACGGTCTGACCGTTAACGCTGATCGACTTGTGCGATACCAGCTGACGGGATTCGGCACGAGTGGAGCCGAAACCCATACGGTATACAACGTTGTCCAGACGGCATTCGAGCAGCTGCAACAGGTTTTCGCCGGTTGCGCCTTTCTTGCCAGCAGCTTCTTTGTAGTAGCCGCTGAATTGACGCTCGAGAACGCCGTAGATACGACGGACCTTCTGCTTTTCACGCAGTTGGGTGCCGTAATCGGACTGGCGACCGCGGCGTTGGCCGTGGATACCAGGTGCTGCTTCAATGTTGCACTTCGATTCGATCGCGCGCACGCCGCTCTTCAGGAAGAGATCGGTGCCTTCGCGACGAGCGAGTTTGCATTTTGGACCAATGTAACGAGCCATTCTTTACAATCTCCTGGATTACACGCGGCGCTTCTTCGGCGGACGGCACCCGTTGTGCGGGATTGGCGTCACGTCGGTGATGCTGGCGATCTTGTAGCCACAGCCGTTCAAAGCACGAACTGCGGATTCACGACCTGGACCTGGACCCTTGACGTTGACATCGAGGTTTTTCAGGCCGTATTCCAGCGCAGCTTGACCAGCACGCTCAGCAGCTACTTGAGCAGCGAACGGGGTGGACTTGCGGGAACCGCGGAAACCCGAACCACCGGAGGTAGCCCAGGAAAGAGCGTTACCTTGACGGTCGGTAATGGTCACGATGGTGTTGTTAAAAGAAGCATGGATGTG belongs to Pseudomonas sp. B21-028 and includes:
- the rplQ gene encoding 50S ribosomal protein L17, coding for MRHRKSGRHLSRTSSHRKAMFQNMAVSLFEHELIKTTLPKAKELRRVAEPLITLAKTDSLANRRLAFDRTRSKAIVGKLFNDLGKRYATREGGYLRILKCGFRAGDNAPMAYVELVDRATGGEAVSAE
- the rpsD gene encoding 30S ribosomal protein S4; this translates as MARYIGPKCKLARREGTDLFLKSGVRAIESKCNIEAAPGIHGQRRGRQSDYGTQLREKQKVRRIYGVLERQFSGYYKEAAGKKGATGENLLQLLECRLDNVVYRMGFGSTRAESRQLVSHKSISVNGQTVNVPSYQVRAGDVVAVREKAKNQLRIVQALDLCAQRGRVEWVEVDTEKKSGVFKNVPARSDLSADINESLIVELYSK
- a CDS encoding catalase encodes the protein MSQIKTLTTASGAPVADNQNSRSAGPRGPLLLDDFHLIEKLAHFNRENIPERRVHAKGSGAYGTFTVTRDITQYTSAKLFDSVGKQTPTFLRFSTVGGERGSADTERDPRGFALKFYTEEGNWDIVGNNTPVFFIRDPLKFPDFIHTQKRLPQSNLKSAQAMWDFWSHSPEALHQITILFSDRGIPDGYRHMHGFGSHTYSLINAQGERHWVKWHYKTKQGIKNLAPAEAARLAGTDPDYAQRDLFNAIERGDFPKWSVCIQIMTEAQAAAHYENPFDVTKTWSQKEFPLIEVGELELNRNPLNYFAEVEQAAFGPSNMVPGVGLSPDRMLQGRVFAYADAHRYRVGTNHQQLPVNAPRSPVNTYQRDGAMAFGSNGGAAPNYEPNSYVEAPKQAPHYAEPALALTGAADRYDHREDTDYYSHAGALFRLMNSEQQALLISNIAGAMGGVSADVVDRQLQHFFKADAAYGEGIAKALGVQLN
- the rpsK gene encoding 30S ribosomal protein S11; this translates as MAKPAARPRKKVKKTVVDGIAHIHASFNNTIVTITDRQGNALSWATSGGSGFRGSRKSTPFAAQVAAERAGQAALEYGLKNLDVNVKGPGPGRESAVRALNGCGYKIASITDVTPIPHNGCRPPKKRRV
- the bfr gene encoding bacterioferritin, with amino-acid sequence MQGHPDVIDYLNTLLTGELAARDQYFIHSRMYEDWGFTELYERINHEMEEEAQHADALMRRILMLEGTPRMRPDDLDIGTTVPDMLAADLRLEYKVRAALCKGIELCEQHNDYVTREILRVQLNDTEEDHTYWLEKQLGLIKLIGLENYLQSQF
- a CDS encoding DNA-directed RNA polymerase subunit alpha, whose translation is MQISVNEFLTPRHIDVQVVSPTRAKITLEPLERGFGHTLGNALRRILLSSMPGCAVVEAEIDGVLHEYSAIEGVQEDVIEILLNLKGLAIKLHGRDEVTLTLSKKGSGVVTAADIQLDHDVEIVNPDHVIANLASNGALNMKLTVARGRGYEPADSRQSDEDESRSIGRLQLDSSFSPVRRIAYVVENARVEQRTNLDKLVIDLETNGTLDPEEAIRRAATILQQQLAAFVDLKGDSEPVVVEQEDEIDPILLRPVDDLELTVRSANCLKAENIYYIGDLIQRTEVELLKTPNLGKKSLTEIKDVLASRGLSLGMRLDNWPPASLKKDDKATA